Genomic window (Rhodothermia bacterium):
ACCAATAAAGGAGGTGGCGAAAGGAGCGATAGTCCACCTGTTACTGCATAGCTGGTGAAGGTCGCAAACTCGAAGGCTTTGTGAATATCGCCTTTCCAGTCGCCGTTATAGGCTTTTTGTCCCGCAAGTGCTGTTCCAACCATAAGTGCAGAGGTGACATACCCGGCCACTTGATGGGCTTTAAGCATTTTGCGACGGAGGCGGAGTTCACGCTCGCGGTCTTCAAGCGTTAAGGGGTATCTTCCGATTTTTCGCATTAGCCCATTTTCGCCCCAGAGCCACTTTTTGGTGACCCCAATGTGTTCGGGGAGGAGCGGGGTGGTTTCGTCCTGAACCACTAACGTAGCCAGAAGGCTATCCGCATCTTGGGCAGTCACCAACATAGGGGAAAGAATGAACAGCAGTAAAAAAATTAACTTTTTCATAGTAGTGTGATGGTAAGGGTGTTCCCATTTTTAGAAACGGCCAATGCGGTGAGGTTTTTTTGTGCAATCCCTGTTTTTGTACCGTTTGAAGAAAAAGTCCATCCATGATGAATGCAACGGATTTGATTGCCATCAAATTGGGTGACTGGGTTTCCCTCGTGTGGGCATACGTTAGAGAAGGCCCGAATGGTTCCACCGTCGTTTAGGACAATGGCCTTTGCTGCACCCGACATCAGAAAGCCCTTGTCCACATTCAATGCCGTAACAACGGTCTGGTCTATGGTCATGGTTTTTCCGACGATCGTGATCCCTTCAATGGGTTCATCGGTAGTATCGCAACCCGTCATATTTATACCATAGGCCGCAAGGCCAAATGCGGTAAGCACACTACAAGAGTCTTTTAAAAAGGCACGTCGGTTTTTTTGGGTTTCCTTCATATTGTTTGAAATTATGGCGTTTAGGAACCGGTTATTGTTTAACGAAAGATTTTACGGAAACGTATTTGCCGTCATCGGCACGGATTAAATAGACACCGGATGGCCAATTTTGGGTATTGATCTCCGCCAATTGCGTTTGACGAAAGGTTGCCATTTCGCGTCCATTGAGGTCATAAACCCGAAGAGAGACTGGCCGGATACTCAGTACCTGCACCCGTCCGAATGCCGGATTGGGGAATACCTCTAACGAGAACAAGTCTTTGGGGGTTTCCTTTTCGATTGCGGTAATGGCTTTTTCAGGAATAACTAACGTTGCTTGCGCTGTCATATCGCCATTGGTTCCACCATTCCCGTTTACCGCAAGCACATTGCCATAAAACCCCACTTCCCCAGTACCCGTTGTGGGCGCAATCCATTTGATGGTATAGGTTTTTACGGTATTGCCTAATCTTCTGGCATGTTCGTAATACGATCTTCCCCCTTGACTGCGGAGTTGCGTATTGGCCATAGGCGTCGAAAATGTGCCCGCTGCGGCAAAAGTACTGCTCTGAATGGCCGTCATTTGGAAGCCAAAACCTACGGGTGTACTGGTGGTATTTGCGGTCATGGTCACATCATAGGTTGTTCCGGGGGTGTATTGTGCCACAGACGTCGAAGTACCTACTTCATAAACCTTAATGGTGGCGGTAACGCCATAGTTTGTGGTTGCGGTATGACAACTGGCACAGGTGTATTCTTTATCGGCAGCAGAAAGTGGCGCCCCGGTAGTCTGCACGCCATTTTTTGCTGGTCCATCAGGATAAGCAGCAAGTCCTATCATTAAGCAAAGTATGGCAGACATGCTAAGGGCAAATTGTTTCATGAAGAAAAAAAATATAGTGAGGAGGCAAGGTCTGTGTGGTGAGGGTTGTTCTCCATACTCCTGAAGGCTATATGCCTCGATGGGTATTTTTTATTAGCCTAAGGTATCAGGAAAAAGTCACACGCAACGCAAAATAAGTGCTTTGGCATCAGCAAATGTTCCCATATAACAAGGCAGCAAACAAATAGTTCATGAACAGATTATACGTCCTTGTTTATGAGAATTGGATTAGAAACGACTCAAGGGGCATAGGATCGAGCAGAAAATCTCAAGAACCATTAAGCCCCTATTTTGGAGCACCAATTGTACCTACCATTGGTTTTGTTTACATTGTCATTGTGCCGACAAGAAGTGGTTCCATACCAGAAATGGGTTTGAGTTGAGTCAATTGGATAGGATTAAAGGAGTCACCGTATAATATTGTTCAAGCATAAGCAATATTGTTCATGTATAAACCATATGATCATGATGAAGCCATTCTTTTTTTGGGCATTTTGTCTCCTGCTTGGGGTCGAGATCAAAGCCCAGATTGCGCCTCAATCGCTCAAGACAAAGCCGGAATCACCCTCTTTAGA
Coding sequences:
- a CDS encoding T9SS type A sorting domain-containing protein codes for the protein MSAILCLMIGLAAYPDGPAKNGVQTTGAPLSAADKEYTCASCHTATTNYGVTATIKVYEVGTSTSVAQYTPGTTYDVTMTANTTSTPVGFGFQMTAIQSSTFAAAGTFSTPMANTQLRSQGGRSYYEHARRLGNTVKTYTIKWIAPTTGTGEVGFYGNVLAVNGNGGTNGDMTAQATLVIPEKAITAIEKETPKDLFSLEVFPNPAFGRVQVLSIRPVSLRVYDLNGREMATFRQTQLAEINTQNWPSGVYLIRADDGKYVSVKSFVKQ
- a CDS encoding Rieske 2Fe-2S domain-containing protein; its protein translation is MKETQKNRRAFLKDSCSVLTAFGLAAYGINMTGCDTTDEPIEGITIVGKTMTIDQTVVTALNVDKGFLMSGAAKAIVLNDGGTIRAFSNVCPHEGNPVTQFDGNQIRCIHHGWTFSSNGTKTGIAQKNLTALAVSKNGNTLTITLL